In a single window of the Dreissena polymorpha isolate Duluth1 chromosome 3, UMN_Dpol_1.0, whole genome shotgun sequence genome:
- the LOC127870865 gene encoding uncharacterized protein LOC127870865 isoform X4 — MYGSDIYRDCRENVLQSIFVNLERDPLTDSAMGEQEETDKLIEKLSSSPSGERRYSADAAQIFHDTAGWKSLETWMKCLQSIIEGLGHNFNPFVDQALLDLIFRALTHTNRFVRETGYYVCASLVACGCVRDGSGTALLDEENAILKYGHQFSEHLCKGLADNWSQVRLASSVATRTFLQSLPSDEARHQFFPTLLPRMCLNRYYMAEGVRIYSQDTWKQVTGTQGRLLVEKYISNVVDYYIEATDADNHAVREAACACIAELGAKVSKEVVHSLIPRMLQALLICFNDDSWPVRDAACVACGNFILCFPEESRSSLPDLYPLFFNNLQDNILSVRQGAALALANVVKAYGDECFSEIIAKVKEGLAGVERQPENTEKYSSLDKGPATYGVVKKLRDNDMTLHTDKQMYSCGSLAPKMGRGKREGGCMDHKFRKEPEPWELADGCIQLVSDLCQLQKFAAKVAELLPLVAKAASYDHYTHHANMKETLCHRIPHMATGLGKRYFKAYLEIFFDAIFASLDSENSLTSAAASNCLAELANFLGPSILRGRIEQYNPRYLERLQSDLGSPAVTTGPGRFQASHLPPLNMPGGSFGPVPFSGQSPTAFDGPGPAFSFPGHT; from the exons AGATACAGTGCTGATGCAGCCCAGATCTTCCATGACACAGCGGGCTGGAAGTCCCTGGAGACATGGATGAA GTGTCTGCAGTCCATTATTGAAGGTCTGGGCCACAATTTCAACCCATTTGTCGACCAGGCTCTCCTGGATCTGATATTCCGTGCGCTAACTCACACCAACAGATTTGTGCGCGAGACTGGTTACTACGTGTGTGCCAGCCTCGTTGCCTGTGGCTGTGTGAGAGATG GTTCAGGCACTGCGTTATTGGATGAAGaaaatgcaattttgaaatacGGTCACCAGTTTTCTGAACACCTGTGCAAAGGCCTGGCTGACAACTGGAGTCAG GTGCGCCTAGCCTCGTCAGTGGCAACGAGAACATTTTTGCAGAGCTTGCCATCGGATGAGGCTAGACATCAGTTCTTCCCCACCCTCCTGCCGAGAATGTGTCTCAATAG ATATTACATGGCGGAGGGCGTGAGGATTTACTCTCAGGACACATGGAAGCAGGTTACAGGAACACAGGGCAGACTCCTGGTTGAAAAATACATCTCCAATGTG GTTGACTACTACATTGAAGCCACCGATGCTGACAACCATGCTGTGAGGGAGGCAGCGTGTGCTTGCATTGCTGAACTGGGTGCAAAG GTTAGTAAGGAGGTTGTACACAGCCTGATACCCCGGATGTTGCAGGCCCTCCTGATCTGCTTCAATGATGATAGCTGGCCTGTCAGAGATG CTGCCTGTGTAGCATGTGGCAATTTTATACTGTGCTTTCCTGAAGAGTCCAG ATCTTCGCTGCCTGATCTGTACCCTCTGTTCTTCAATAATCTCCAAGACAACATCCTGTCTGTGAGACAGGGGGCAGCTCTGGCACTGGCCAATGTAGTCAAGGCGTATG GTGATGAATGCTTTTCTGAGATCATTGCAAAAGTGAAGGAGGGACTAGCAGGTGTGGAGAGACAGCCTGAGAACACTGAGAAATACAGCTCACTGGACAAAG GTCCAGCCACCTATGGCGTTGTTAAGAAGCTTCGAGATAATGACATGACCCTACACACGGACAAGCAGATGTACTCCTGTGGGTCCCTGGCCCCTAAGATGGGTAGGGGCAAGCGGGAGGGCGGCTGCATGGACCACAAGTTTCGAAAGGAGCCTGAACCCTGGGAATTAGCCGATGG ATGCATTCAACTGGTGTCCGACTTGTGCCAGCTACAGAAGTTTGCAGCCAAGGTTGCTGAGTTACTGCCCCTGGTTGCCAAGGCAGCATCCTATGACCACTACACTCACCATGCTAACATGAAGGAGACACTCTGTCACAGG ATACCACATATGGCGACAGGACTGGGGAAGAGATATTTCAAGGCATATCTGGAGATCTTCTTTGATGCCATATTTGCCAGCCTG GACAGTGAGAATAGTCTCACATCTGCAGCCGCCTCCAACTGCCTTGCAGAGCTTGCCAACTTCCTGGGGCCGTCTATTCTAAGAGGCAGAATAGAACAATATAACCCAAG GTACCTTGAGAGGCTCCAGTCTGACTTGGGCTCCCCCGCTGTCACTACGGGCCCGGGAAGGTTCCAAGCTTCCCACCTTCCACCTCTCAATATGCCGGGGGGCTCCTTTGGTCCGGTTCCCTTTTCCGGGCAGAGTCCAACAGCATTTGATGGGCCCGGTCCGGCATTCTCTTTCCCCGGACATACTTGA